In Bacillus thermozeamaize, the following are encoded in one genomic region:
- a CDS encoding GTPase yields MTELQAFVRQILSGHKRSVARAISLVENEDPIKLPLLEALYPHTGTAYVLGITGSPGAGKSSLVDRLIQYLRGQGKQVGVLAVDPTSPYTGGALLGDRVRMVRHATDTGVYIRSMGTRGNLGGLSRSSREVIRILDACGCDVILVETVGVGQSELDVMHVADSVCVVLHPGAGDVVQAFKAGIMEIADLFVVNKSDLPGAENVVAEIEEMLDVSRKEAAWRPPVVKASSKEDRGIGEIWEAAEEHVRYLQESRLWDERRSQKAAEEVVEIARELILRDISARLEQLVPELSCIEEVRTRQRDPYSAARQVAEQLLGRLELG; encoded by the coding sequence ATGACCGAATTGCAGGCTTTTGTCCGTCAGATCCTCTCCGGGCACAAGCGCAGTGTGGCGCGCGCCATCAGCCTGGTGGAAAACGAGGATCCGATCAAGTTGCCCCTCCTTGAAGCCTTGTATCCGCATACCGGGACGGCTTACGTGCTGGGCATCACCGGCAGCCCCGGGGCAGGGAAGAGCTCCCTCGTCGATCGCCTGATCCAATACCTGCGCGGGCAGGGCAAGCAGGTCGGGGTGCTGGCGGTGGATCCGACCAGCCCCTATACCGGCGGTGCCCTGCTCGGGGATCGGGTGCGGATGGTGCGGCACGCCACCGACACGGGTGTCTACATCCGCAGCATGGGAACGCGCGGCAACCTGGGCGGATTGTCGCGCTCCAGCAGGGAAGTGATCCGCATCCTGGATGCCTGCGGCTGTGACGTCATCCTGGTGGAGACGGTTGGCGTCGGGCAATCGGAACTGGATGTCATGCATGTGGCCGATTCCGTCTGTGTCGTCCTGCATCCGGGGGCGGGCGATGTGGTCCAGGCCTTCAAGGCAGGGATTATGGAAATCGCGGATCTGTTTGTGGTGAACAAGTCCGATCTGCCCGGCGCTGAAAACGTGGTGGCCGAGATCGAGGAGATGCTGGACGTTTCCAGGAAAGAGGCGGCTTGGCGCCCTCCGGTGGTGAAGGCCAGCAGCAAGGAGGACCGGGGCATCGGCGAGATCTGGGAGGCGGCCGAGGAGCATGTCCGCTATCTGCAGGAAAGCAGGTTGTGGGATGAGCGGCGCAGCCAAAAGGCCGCGGAAGAGGTGGTGGAGATTGCCCGGGAGCTGATCCTGCGTGACATTTCCGCCAGGCTGGAGCAGTTGGTTCCTGAATTGTCTTGCATTGAAGAGGTTCGTACCCGGCAACGCGATCCTTATTCAGCCGCCAGGCAGGTAGCCGAACAGCTTTTGGGCCGTCTGGAGCTGGGTTGA
- a CDS encoding acetyl-CoA acetyltransferase (Catalyzes the synthesis of acetoacetyl coenzyme A from two molecules of acetyl coenzyme A. It can also act as a thiolase, catalyzing the reverse reaction and generating two-carbon units from the four-carbon product of fatty acid oxidation): MGETGKTVILSAARTPFGRFGGSLSSLPATRLGGMAIKEALRRAGVSGEQVEEVIMGMVVQAGAGQIPSRQAAREAGIPWEVPTETVNKVCASGLRSVTLGDQIIRAGDAQLIVAGGMESMSNAPFALPRARWGMRMGHDRVYDLMIHDGLECAFDGVHMAVHGSRIAREYGISRQAQDEWALRSHERAIAAMESGKLAEEIVPVEVAGKKGAQTVVAEDEAPRRDTSLEKLAQLPPVFDPEGTITAGNAPGVNDGAAALVLASRERARELGSEPLATIVAHAAVSVEAAYFPIAPAYAIQKLLKQTGFGLEQIDRFEVNEAFAAVVLACQKITPWDPEKVNVNGGAVALGHPIGASGARILGTLIYELRRRGGGYGIAAICSGGGQGDAVLVKVDDSK; encoded by the coding sequence ATGGGTGAGACGGGGAAGACGGTGATTCTCAGTGCGGCCAGGACGCCGTTCGGCCGTTTTGGCGGCAGCTTGAGCAGCCTGCCGGCGACGCGGCTGGGCGGCATGGCGATCAAGGAAGCGCTGCGCCGGGCCGGGGTGAGCGGCGAACAGGTGGAGGAAGTGATCATGGGGATGGTGGTCCAGGCAGGCGCGGGCCAGATTCCATCCCGCCAAGCGGCCAGGGAGGCGGGCATCCCCTGGGAGGTGCCGACGGAGACGGTGAACAAGGTATGTGCGTCGGGCCTGCGCAGCGTCACCCTGGGTGATCAGATCATTCGCGCCGGCGATGCCCAGCTCATCGTGGCCGGCGGCATGGAGAGCATGAGCAATGCTCCTTTTGCCCTGCCGCGTGCCCGCTGGGGGATGCGGATGGGACACGACCGGGTGTATGACTTGATGATCCATGACGGGCTGGAGTGCGCGTTCGACGGCGTGCATATGGCGGTGCACGGCAGCCGCATCGCGCGGGAGTACGGCATCAGCCGGCAGGCGCAGGATGAGTGGGCGCTGCGCAGCCACGAGCGGGCGATTGCGGCGATGGAGAGCGGCAAGCTGGCGGAGGAGATTGTGCCGGTGGAAGTGGCCGGGAAAAAGGGGGCGCAGACGGTCGTGGCCGAGGATGAGGCTCCCCGCCGGGACACCAGCCTGGAAAAGTTGGCCCAACTGCCGCCGGTCTTTGACCCGGAAGGGACCATTACCGCAGGCAACGCGCCGGGGGTCAACGATGGCGCGGCCGCACTGGTGCTCGCTTCCCGGGAGCGGGCGCGGGAGCTTGGCAGCGAGCCGCTGGCGACCATTGTCGCCCATGCGGCGGTCAGCGTGGAGGCAGCCTATTTCCCGATTGCGCCTGCTTATGCCATCCAGAAGCTCCTGAAGCAGACCGGATTCGGTCTGGAGCAGATCGATCGCTTTGAGGTGAACGAGGCGTTTGCCGCCGTGGTCCTGGCCTGTCAGAAGATCACGCCCTGGGATCCGGAAAAGGTGAATGTCAACGGCGGGGCGGTGGCCCTCGGCCATCCGATTGGCGCCAGTGGCGCCCGCATTCTGGGCACCTTGATTTACGAGCTGCGGCGCCGCGGCGGGGGCTATGGGATAGCGGCCATCTGCAGCGGCGGCGGACAAGGGGACGCCGTCTTGGTCAAAGTGGATGATTCAAAATGA
- a CDS encoding acyl-CoA dehydrogenase, giving the protein MYFQLTEEQEMMRKMVREFAETEVAPGAAERDEAARFERRLFERMGELGLTGIPWPEKYGGSDAGFVSYCIAVEELSRVDASVSVTLSAHVSLASWPIYTFGTEEQKLKYLKPMAEGRLLGAYCLTEPGSGSDAGAMQTTAVRKGDEYILNGSKIFITNGEEAEVYVVFARTNLEEKHRGVSAFIVEKGMPGLKFGKHENKMGIRASTTVEVIFEECRVPAANLLGQEGEGFKIAMRTLDGGRNGIAAQAVGIAQGAFDHALAYAQERQQFGRPIAKNQAIQFKLADMATKIEAARLLTYQAAWREEQGLPYGKQSAMAKMYAADVAMEVTTEAVQIFGGYGYTKEYPVERFMRDAKITQIYEGTNEIQRIVIANHLLKGQ; this is encoded by the coding sequence ATGTACTTCCAATTGACGGAAGAACAAGAGATGATGCGGAAGATGGTGCGGGAATTCGCCGAGACCGAGGTGGCTCCCGGCGCTGCCGAGCGGGACGAGGCGGCCCGTTTTGAGCGCAGGCTGTTTGAGCGGATGGGGGAGCTGGGGCTGACCGGGATTCCCTGGCCGGAAAAGTACGGCGGGTCCGACGCCGGCTTTGTCAGCTATTGCATTGCGGTGGAAGAGCTGTCGCGTGTGGACGCTTCCGTCAGCGTCACGCTTTCCGCGCACGTTTCCCTGGCCAGCTGGCCAATCTACACGTTCGGCACGGAGGAACAGAAGCTGAAGTACCTCAAGCCAATGGCTGAAGGCCGTCTGCTGGGTGCCTACTGCCTGACCGAACCGGGTTCCGGTTCCGATGCGGGGGCGATGCAGACCACGGCTGTGCGCAAGGGGGACGAATACATCCTCAACGGCAGCAAAATCTTCATCACCAATGGCGAAGAGGCGGAAGTGTATGTGGTGTTTGCCCGCACCAACTTGGAGGAGAAACACCGCGGCGTCAGCGCCTTTATCGTCGAAAAGGGGATGCCGGGCCTGAAGTTTGGCAAGCACGAGAACAAGATGGGCATCCGTGCCTCAACGACGGTGGAAGTGATTTTCGAAGAATGCCGGGTTCCTGCGGCCAACCTGCTGGGACAGGAGGGCGAAGGGTTCAAGATTGCGATGCGGACGCTGGACGGCGGGCGCAACGGCATTGCGGCCCAGGCCGTAGGCATCGCCCAGGGGGCGTTTGACCATGCCCTGGCCTACGCGCAGGAGCGGCAGCAGTTCGGCCGTCCCATCGCGAAAAACCAGGCGATCCAGTTTAAACTGGCCGACATGGCCACCAAGATTGAGGCGGCCCGTCTTCTGACCTATCAGGCGGCGTGGCGGGAGGAGCAAGGCCTGCCGTACGGCAAGCAGTCGGCGATGGCCAAGATGTACGCCGCCGATGTGGCGATGGAAGTGACGACGGAAGCCGTCCAGATTTTTGGCGGATACGGGTACACCAAGGAATATCCGGTGGAGCGGTTCATGCGTGACGCCAAAATCACGCAGATTTATGAGGGGACCAACGAGATTCAGCGGATCGTGATTGCCAACCACCTCTTGAAGGGGCAATAG
- a CDS encoding 3-hydroxybutyryl-CoA dehydrogenase (converts (S)-3-hydroxybutanoyl-CoA to 3-acetoacetyl-CoA) has translation MEVQQLTVVGAGQMGSGIAQVAAVSGINVVLHDIKEEYAKRGYLTIERNLSRQVEKGRLSKEQMQQVLGRITLTTALEDARDSQMVIEAATENLDIKREIFQKLDSITPPETILASNTSSLPITEIAAATKRPEKVIGMHFMNPVPVMQLVEIIRGLATSDEVYQTTYDLAVKMGKTAVEVKDFPGFVSNRILLPMINEAIWVVYEGIAEPEAVDQVMRLGMNHPMGPLTLADFIGLDTCLSIMEILYEGFGDPKYRPCPLLRKYVRAGWLGRKTGRGFYVYEQ, from the coding sequence GTGGAAGTACAGCAACTGACGGTGGTGGGCGCGGGCCAGATGGGCAGCGGGATTGCCCAGGTGGCGGCGGTCAGCGGGATCAATGTGGTGCTGCATGACATCAAGGAAGAGTATGCCAAGCGGGGATACCTGACCATCGAGCGGAATCTGTCGCGGCAGGTGGAAAAGGGACGCCTGAGCAAGGAACAGATGCAGCAGGTGCTGGGCCGGATCACGCTGACCACCGCTCTGGAAGATGCCCGCGACAGCCAGATGGTGATTGAGGCGGCGACGGAAAACCTGGACATCAAGCGGGAGATTTTCCAAAAGTTGGATTCCATCACGCCGCCGGAAACCATTTTGGCCAGCAACACCTCTTCCCTGCCGATTACCGAGATTGCCGCGGCCACCAAGCGGCCGGAAAAAGTGATCGGGATGCACTTTATGAATCCGGTGCCGGTCATGCAACTGGTGGAAATCATTCGCGGATTGGCCACGTCCGACGAGGTGTACCAGACGACGTACGATCTGGCGGTGAAGATGGGGAAAACGGCGGTGGAAGTGAAGGATTTTCCGGGGTTTGTCTCCAACCGCATCCTGTTGCCGATGATCAATGAGGCCATCTGGGTGGTGTACGAAGGAATCGCCGAACCGGAAGCGGTCGACCAGGTGATGCGGCTGGGCATGAACCATCCGATGGGCCCGCTGACACTGGCCGATTTTATCGGTCTGGACACTTGCCTCTCCATTATGGAGATCCTGTACGAAGGGTTCGGCGATCCGAAATACCGTCCGTGCCCGCTGCTGCGGAAGTACGTGCGCGCCGGATGGCTGGGACGGAAGACGGGCCGCGGTTTTTACGTCTACGAGCAGTAA